A segment of the Syntrophus gentianae genome:
TTCTGCCGACGATAAAGGAAACATCCAGGACGGCGGGACTTATCAGTACCCGGGCTGACGATACTACGACCCTCGATGTCCAGTTCACCAACGGGATGAATCTCTACGTCGCCTGGGCAAGTTCCCCATCAGCCATGTCCTCGGATGCCGTGGAGATCGTCATTCTGGACGAAATGAACAAGTTTCCGCCCCCACAGGGATCCGAGCCGAATGCCCAATCCCTGGCCGATCAGAGGACGAACTCCTATCCATACACCTATAAGATCTATGGATGCTCGACACCCACCGATGAAGAAGGGCTCATCACGAAGGCCATCAGGGAACGGGCGGATGAAATCCGCTATTACGAGGCGAAGTGTCCAATCTGCGGGGAGTATCAGCGCATGCTGTGGGAGAATATCTCCTGGGGTAATACAAGGGATCCCCGGGAGGTCCTGCGGAAAAATCCCGCCCGGTACCACTGCAGCATCTGCGGAATGGCCTGGGATGACGCCATGCGCAATCAAGCCGTCCGCGCCGGCCGCTGGAAGGCGGAGAAACCGGCGGAACGTCCCTCCGTTGTTGCCTTCATTCTCCCTTCCTGGTACAGCCAGCCCCTGGCCCGTCCCGTTGCTTCGTTTCTCCGCGGACAGGATGATCGCGAAGCCATGCGGACCTGGAAGACGCAGCATTGCGCGGAACCTTTCCTTGAGACCGTCACGAAGAAAACGGACATTGTAGTCCTCAGCCGCAAGACGGATTATCCGCCCCTGATCGTTCCTCCGTGGGCTGTCGCCCTGACGGCCGGCATCGACATGCAGAAGTACGGATTCTGGTTTGTCGTCCGGGCCTGGGCGGAGGACCTGACCTCCTGGCTGATCCAGTACGGCCAGCTATCCACCTTTCAGGACATCGAGGATCTGCTCTATCGGACGATCTATCGCGTTCACAATTCCACTGAGACCATGGGGATCTGGCGGGCTGCTCTGGATACCGGCGGTGGGCTTTCTCCAGACGGAGACTGGAGCCGGACGGAAGAGGCTTATGAGTGGCTGAGGGATCAGCCTCTTCCGAGAAAGATTTTCGGCACGAAGGGAGCCAGCCATAAGTACTCCATGCAGGGGAAGCACATCAAAAAGACAAACATCGACACCTTGCCCTCCAGTGGGAAACTCATCCCCGGAGGCCTTGAGTTGCGCATCCTGAATACGGATGCCTACAAGGAAACCATCTTCTGGAGGCTGGAGCGTAAGGATGCAGAGGGAGAGACACCGGCGGAGACGCAGCGCTTTTATGTCCATTCCGAAACGGGCATGGATTATGTCCGCCAGTTGCTGTCCGAGGAGAAGCAGAAGAAACGAAACGGCGTCGTGAGCTGGAAGAAGGTCTTCTATGCGAATCATCTCCTGGACTGTGAGATTCTCGCCGCCGCCTGTGCCGACAGTGAATGGATCCCCTCCCTCAAGATGCTGGCGGAATGGATGAAGAAGGAAACAAAAGCTGAAGTTTCTGCCCCAAGACCTTCGGTTGAGGTGGCGCGGTCCCGGTGGATGGAGCGCGGTCGATGAAGGAAAAGGAGACGGATCGGTTTATTTCTGTTCAGGCGGTTGCTGATAAGCTCTCCTGTACGGAGCATCACGTTTATTATCTGAT
Coding sequences within it:
- a CDS encoding terminase gpA endonuclease subunit, coding for MLRIEDSLSITFTPGERRVFARRERLSTAEWAAKYRVVVGPPLPGRWMNEANPCAVGVMDALDDPSIREIYVQAAPQTIKTQSIINYLLRRIDQQPTSAMYCMPDEKKTKRIMKRRLLPTIKETSRTAGLISTRADDTTTLDVQFTNGMNLYVAWASSPSAMSSDAVEIVILDEMNKFPPPQGSEPNAQSLADQRTNSYPYTYKIYGCSTPTDEEGLITKAIRERADEIRYYEAKCPICGEYQRMLWENISWGNTRDPREVLRKNPARYHCSICGMAWDDAMRNQAVRAGRWKAEKPAERPSVVAFILPSWYSQPLARPVASFLRGQDDREAMRTWKTQHCAEPFLETVTKKTDIVVLSRKTDYPPLIVPPWAVALTAGIDMQKYGFWFVVRAWAEDLTSWLIQYGQLSTFQDIEDLLYRTIYRVHNSTETMGIWRAALDTGGGLSPDGDWSRTEEAYEWLRDQPLPRKIFGTKGASHKYSMQGKHIKKTNIDTLPSSGKLIPGGLELRILNTDAYKETIFWRLERKDAEGETPAETQRFYVHSETGMDYVRQLLSEEKQKKRNGVVSWKKVFYANHLLDCEILAAACADSEWIPSLKMLAEWMKKETKAEVSAPRPSVEVARSRWMERGR